From the genome of Kryptolebias marmoratus isolate JLee-2015 linkage group LG19, ASM164957v2, whole genome shotgun sequence, one region includes:
- the disp1 gene encoding protein dispatched homolog 1: MALSGAGGDPLSLGNSGPRPRSSSSGNPPSCGSQEPLAVGGDDGAGVQPQRRSHAEREGRPSQNGGVLRRNGSLRSLSPPSAVSPSPAVKDPQRAARHPPSPSSSPPPLCCPHCHFHPALCCPCGQQECAVFQSPTSDPRPGAPAPCPCCLSACTYSHPHHPSSPVPLHHQRWPEHLQSQIRAAGISPARPFRFPKSYSELIADWPVVVLGVCTVLIVICALVGVLVPDLPDFSDPLLGFEPRGTAIGQRLVTWNNMVKNTGYKATLANYPFKYADEQAKSHQEPRWPEDHFERDKRQAEWDFSKDFFCDVPGDRYSRLVFTSAEGKNLWNIQAIKSMCNQDNTRVRSHRDYWSLCQRTNDASCCPSWTLGNYIAVLQNKSSCQKITERDVTQTLKILRSCAKHYHNGTLRSDCWDMALRRKDQVKCTGVHRKCTKYNAVYQILHFLVDKDFLSPKSLEHPPPVLKHSMLFSPTEKGESMMNIYLDNFENWNASDGITTVTGIEFGIKHDLFQDYLLTDTVYPAIAIVIVLLVMCVYTRSVFITLMTIIAIISSLIVSYFLYRMVFNFEFFPFMNLTALIILVGIGADDAFVLCDVWNYTKFDKPRAELAETVGVTLQHAALSMFVTSFTTAAAFYANYVSNITAIRCFGVYAGTAILVNYILMVTWLPAVVVLHERYLPNMFPCSESEHQQRSSCSQMFWVGLCQKANKCLFTVSEVSRIFFEKVLPCIVIRLRYLWLFWFLAITVGGAYVVCVNPKMKLPSLELAEFQVFRSSHPFERYDAEYKKLFMFERVNHGEELHMPITIIWGVTPLDNGDPLNPKNKGKLMLDTSFNIASPASQVWILNFCQKLRNQSFVFQSEDQDFTSCFIETFKQWMENQDCEEASVYPCCSQSTFPYKQDVFELCIKRAIMELDRSTSYHLDSKTPGPRFDINDTIRAIVLEFQSTYLFTLAYEKMFQFYREVDAWITEELRFAPEGLSHGWFVSNLEFYDLQDSLSGGTLVAMALSVAVAFSVMLLTTWNIIISLYAILSIAGTIFVTVGSLVLLGWELNVLESVTISVAVGLSVDFAVHYGVAYRLAPVPDREGKVVFSLSRMGSAIAMAALTTFVAGAMMMPSTVLAYTQLGMFMMLIMCISWAFATFFFQCMCRCLGPQGTCGQIPLPKKLQCQTFSKATSSPAPQANSSGLETYQLGGEEAEHYELEPLASGQKAEDKPREYELDTRLYNGIAPHPHAAPFSHIHCKSTDTGRTISENGLVGTLSPPSRCQYSQNTNCTCRDPPPHPLQQWASHSYTQPPKDSLSCPPTPQLFPFTSSIPGKHNKALLPLNLDPLYTHMECRLHCVHCPLTHFHHCSHGRAAPPRQGPVHTCHLGKYSVHSKPPSQNQDTTPAPTSEEMNSLSADSSQNAGVPTPPPAQYPHPSPHPSAHTPCQKKQRVTDCEHCCGENPASPTTTDATTRISARRHVPGNQERPENIPVTREKSAPKCKENSKRERASSASPKKLDCFNRTLKVKCNSASEFIVPKSEASVPPVAANTNPSSESLC; encoded by the exons ATGGCCCTCAGCGGCGCTGGCGGAGACCCCCTCTCTCTCGGCAACAGCGGGCCCCGTCCtcgaagcagcagcagcggaaACCCCCCATCCTGCGGCAGCCAGGAGCCTCTCGCAGTGGGAGGAGACGACGGCGCCGGCGTTCAGCCACAGCGCAGATCCCACGCCGAGAGAGAAGGCAGGCCGAGTCAGAACGGCGGCGTGCTCCGGCGGAACGGCTCCCTGAGGAGTCTCTCCCCGCCGTCGGCGGTGTCCCCGTCCCCTGCTGTCAAAGACCCCCAGAGAGCGGCCCGACATCCCCCGTCCCCGTCATCTTCCCCTCCTCCACTCTGCTGCCCCCACTGCCACTTCCACCCCGCCCTGTGCTGCCCGTGCGGTCAGCAGGAGTGTGCCGTCTTCCAGAGCCCGACCTCCGACCCCCGCCCAGGCGCCCCCGCACCCTGCCCGTGCTGCCTCTCCGCCTGCACATACTCTCACCCTCATCACCCGTCCTCCCCCGTCCCTCTTCATCACCAGCGCTGGCCGGAGCACCTGCAGAGTCAGATACGTGCGGCCGGGATCAG ccctGCAAGGCCCTTTCGATTCCCCAAAAG TTACTCAGAGCTGATAGCTGATTGGCCGGTGGTTGTGCTCGGGGTGTGCACGGTGCTCATAGTGATCTGTGCCTTAGTGGGCGTCCTGGTGCCAGATCTGCCTGATTTCTCTGACCCGCTGCTG GGTTTTGAGCCTCGAGGAACCGCTATTGGCCAGCGACTGGTCACGTGGAACAATATGGTCAAGAACACGGGCTACAAAGCTACACTGGCCAACTACCCCTTCAAGTATGCTGACGAGCAAGCCAAAAG TCACCAAGAACCCAGATGGCCAGAGGACCACTTTGAAAGAGACAAACGACAGGCGGAGTGGGACTTCAGTAAAGACTTCTTCTGTGATGTGCCAG GTGACCGTTACTCTCGACTGGTGTTCACATCAGCCGAAGGGAAGAATCTGTGGAATATCCAGGCCATCAAATCAATGTGCAATCAGGACAACACAAGA GTGCGCTCCCACCGCGACTACTGGAGTCTCTGCCAGCGCACCAACGACGCCTCCTGTTGTCCCAGTTGGACGCTCGGGAACTACATTGCTGTCCTCCAAAACAAGTCGTCCTGTCAGAAAATCACAGAACGAGACGTCACCCAAACGCTCAAAATACTGCGCTCCTGTGCCAAACACTACCACAACGGCACGCTCAGATCCGACTGCTGGGACATGGCACTGCGACGCAAGGATCAGGTGAAGTGCACCGGCGTGCACCGGAAGTGCACCAAGTACAACGCCGTCTACCAGATCCTTCACTTCCTGGTGGACAAAGATTTCCTCAGTCCAAAGAGCCTGGAGCATCCGCCGCCTGTGCTCAAGCACAGCATGCTCTTCTCCCCCACAGAGAAGGGAGAGTCTATGATGAACATTTACTTGGACAATTTTGAGAACTGGAACGCCTCCGACGGCATCACCACCGTCACGGGGATCGAGTTCGGCATCAAACACGACCTCTTTCAGGACTACCTCCTCACTGACACGGTGTACCCCGCCATAGCCATCGTCATCGTGCTGCTGGTCATGTGTGTCTATACGCGCTCGGTTTTCATCACACTCATGACTATAATTGCCATCATCAGTTCACTGATTGTGTCCTACTTTCTCTATCGAATGGTCTTCAACTTCGAGTTCTTCCCCTTCATGAACCTCACTGCCCTCATTATTCTTGTGGGGATCGGCGCGGACGACGCCTTCGTGCTTTGCGACGTGTGGAACTACACTAAGTTCGATAAGCCTCGCGCTGAGCTGGCAGAGACGGTGGGCGTGACCCTGCAACATGCCGCCCTCTCCATGTTTGTCACCAGTTTCACCACCGCCGCAGCCTTTTATGCCAACTACGTCAGTAACATCACCGCCATACGCTGCTTCGGTGTTTATGCCGGAACCGCCATTTTGGTGAATTATATTCTGATGGTGACGTGGCTGCCTGCTGTGGTGGTGCTACATGAGCGCTACCTGCCCAACATGTTCCCCTGCTCTGAGTCCGAACACCAGCAAAGAAGCTCCTGCTCACAGATGTTCTGGGTCGGACTTTGTCAGAAGGCCAACAAATGTCTCTTTACGGTCTCTGAGGTGTCAAGAATCTTCTTTGAGAAAGTGCTGCCCTGTATCGTCATCAGGCTGCGCTACCTCTGGCTCTTCTGGTTCCTTGCCATCACAGTTGGTGGAGCTTACGTGGTTTGTGTAAACCCAAAGATGAAGCTTCCGTCCCTCGAGCTGGCGGAGTTTCAGGTGTTCCGATCCTCCCACCCTTTTGAGCGCTACGACGCAGAATACAAAAAACTTTTCATGTTCGAGAGAGTTAATCACGGCGAGGAGCTCCACATGCCGATCACCATCATTTGGGGGGTTACTCCCCTGGATAACGGAGACCCCCTAAACCCCAAAAACAAGGGAAAGCTAATGCTGGATACCAGTTTCAACATAGCCAGTCCAGCATCTCAAGTGTGGATCCTCAACTTCTGCCAGAAGCTGAGGAACCAAAGCTTTGTCTTCCAGTCGGAGGATCAGGACTTCACCAGCTGCTTCATTGAGACATTCAAACAG TGGATGGAGAACCAGGACTGTGAAGAGGCCTCTGTCTACCCCTGCTGCAGTCAGTCCACTTTCCCCTATAAGCAGGATGTGTTTGAGTTGTGCATCAAGAGAGCCATTATGGAGCTGGATCGGAGTACCAGCTATCACCTGGACAGCAAGACCCCCGGACCTCGATTTGACATCAATGACACCATCAGAGCCATAGTCTTAGAGTTCCAGAGCACCTACCTCTTCACGCTGGCCTATGAGAAGATGTTCCAGTTCTACCGTGAG GTGGATGCCTGGATCACAGAGGAGCTGCGTTTTGCTCCAGAAGGACTTAGCCACGGCTGGTTTGTCAGCAATTTGGAGTTCTACGACCTCCAGGACAGTCTGTCTGGCGGCACTCTGGTTGCCATGGCGCTGTCGGTGGCTGTGGCTTTCAGTGTCATGCTGCTCACCACCTGGAATATCATCATCAGCCTGTACGCCATCCTTTCGATTGCTGGGACCATATTTGTCACAGTGGGCTCTCTGGTTCTTCTGGGCTGGGAGCTGAACGTTTTGGAATCGGTTACCATTTCTGTTGCTGTGGGACTATCAGTGGACTTCGCTGTCCACTACGGCGTAGCCTACAGACTTGCTCCTGTGCCAGACAGAGAGGGGAAGGTGGTTTTTTCCCTAAGTCGGATGGGCTCTGCTATTGCTATGGCAGCGCTGACCACCTTCGTTGCGGGTGCGATGATGATGCCTTCGACCGTACTGGCCTACACCCAGCTGGGAATGTTCATGATGCTGATCATGTGCATCAGCTGGGCCTTCGCCACTTTCTTCTTTCAGTGCATGTGCCGCTGCCTGGGGCCCCAGGGCACCTGTGGCCAGATCCCCCTGCCCAAGAAGCTGCAGTGTCAGACCTTCAGCAAAGCCACCAGCAGCCCAGCTCCTCAGGCCAACAGCTCTGGTCTGGAGACATATCAGCTCGGGGGTGAGGAGGCGGAGCACTACGAGCTGGAGCCACTGGCGTCCGGTCAGAAAGCTGAAGACAAACCGCGAGAGTACGAGTTGGACACTCGGCTGTATAACGGAATCGCTCCTCACCCCCACGCTGCACCCTTTTCACACATCCACTGTAAGAGCACTGACACAGGCAGAACCATCTCAGAAAACGGCCTTGTAGGCACTCTGAGCCCCCCGTCCAGGTGCCAGTACTCTCAGAACACAAACTGTACATGTCGggatcctcctcctcacccGTTACAACAGTGGGCCTCCCACTCTTACACTCAGCCTCCCAAAGACTCGCTTTCCTGTCCGCCCACCCCGCAGCTCTTCCCCTTTACAAGTAGCATCCCAGGCAAACACAACAAAGCCCTATTACCTCTGAACCTGGACCCGCTCTACACACACATGGAGTGCCGTTTGCACTGTGTCCACTGCCCCCTCACTCATTTCCATCACTGCTCCCATGGGAGAGCAGCGCCCCCCAGGCAAGGACCTGTTCATACCTGCCATCTTGGAAAGTACTCTGTCCACTCCAAACCCCCCAGCCAAAACCAGGACACAACTCCAGCACCAACCTCTGAGGAAATGAACTCTTTAAGCGCTGACAGTAGCCAAAATGCTGGGGTGCCAACTCCACCTCCCGCTCAgtacccccacccctccccccacccctcagCACACACACCCTGTCAGAAAAAACAGAGAGTGACAGACTGCGAGCACTGCTGTGGCGAAAATCCTGCCTCCCCCACG